A single genomic interval of Melanotaenia boesemani isolate fMelBoe1 chromosome 4, fMelBoe1.pri, whole genome shotgun sequence harbors:
- the mtmr7b gene encoding myotubularin-related protein 7b isoform X2 → MEHIRTPKVENVGLLDWSSGQRKASIGTLYLSATHTIFVENNPETRKETWLLHSMVGSVERTPNPPAGSQLILCCKDFRVFQILFPHERDCLDVHASLVRLSRPEKYSELYCLFFNLNMNKEEREESWSFVDLVADYKRMGVPNNLWVSTAANSEYRVCETYPSELFVPKSATPATIVGSSRFRSRGRFPALSYFHQDTLAAVCRCSQPLSGFSGRCQEDEMMLQAVMKSNPGSEFIYVVDTRPKLNAMANRAAGKGYENENHYTNIKLQFIGIENIHVMRSSQQKIIDVGEMRSASVTDFLWGLEDSGWLKHIKAILDAGVFIARAVADEGVSVLVHCSDGWDRTAQACSVASILLAPFYRTIRGLMVLIERDWVSFGHKFSHRYAHLNGDPKEVSPVIDQFLECVWQLSEQFPCAFEFNENFLIAVHTHVYSCQYGTFLGNCEKERRDLRFRERSQSVWPELWKERAQYTNPLHNAELSQSQGILRPNTSPYCFKMWKGLYNHAAKSTLPRQSPVDYLSAVREESQQLEEELTNHQEVPPGGPAHHHPGSRQEDCSSDRDANHMGEDRGSEEEN, encoded by the exons ATGGAGCACATCCGGACGCCCAAG GTGGAAAATGTGGGACTCCTGGACTGGTCGTCAGGCCAGAGAAAAGCCAGCATCGGGACTCTCTACCTTTCTGCCACACACACCATCTTTGTGGAGAACAATCCCGAGACACGCAAGGAGACGTGG ctgTTGCACAGCATGGTGGGCAGTGTGGAGAGGACTCCCAACCCACCCGCAGGAAGTCAGCTGATCCTGTGTTGTAAGGACTTCCGGGTCTTCCAGATCCTTTTCCCACACGAGAGAGACTGTTTGGACGTCCACGCCTCCTTGGTCCGCCTGTCCCggcctg AGAAGTACAGCGAGCTGTACTGTCTGTTCTTTAACCTCAACATGAACAAAGAGGAGCGAGAGGAGTCGTGGAGCTTCGTCGACCTCGTGGCCGACTACAAGAGGATGGGGGTCCCTAACAACCTGTGGGTCTCTACAGCCGCCAACAGCGAATACAGG gtgtgtgaGACTTACCCCTCTGAGCTGTTTGTCCCTAAATCGGCCACGCCGGCCACCATCGTGGGCAGCTCCAGGTTCCGGAGCAGAGGACGCTTTCCTGCTCTCTCCTACTTTCACCAGGACACACTG GCGGCCGTGTGCCGGTGCAGTCAGCCGCTGTCGGGCTTCAGCGGCCGCTGTCAGGAGGACGAGATGATGCTGCAAGCTGTGATGAAGTCCAACCCCGGCAGTGAATTCATCTACGTGGTGGACACCCGGCCCAAG ctgAACGCCATGGCCAACCGAGCTGCAGGTAAAGGCTACGAGAACGAGAACCACTACACCAACATCAAGCTGCAGTTCATCGGCATCGAGAACATCCACGTGATGCGGAGCAGCCAGCAGAAGATCATCGATG TGGGAGAGATGCGCTCTGCGTCCGTGACCGACTTCCTGTGGGGGCTGGAGGACTCTGGTTGGCTCAAACACATTAAAGCCATTCTGGACGCCGGAGTCTTCATCGCCAGG GCCGTGGCCGATGAAGGTGTCAGTGTTCTGGTTCACTGCTCGGACGGCTGGGACAGAACCGCCCAGGCCTGCTCTGTGGCCAGCATACTGCTGGCCCCGTTCTACAGGACCATCAGAGGACTCatg GTGTTGATCGAGAGAGACTGGGTTTCCTTCGGACACAAGTTCTCCCACCG GTACGCTCACCTGAACGGAGATCCCAAAGAGGTGTCTCCGGTTATCGACCAGTTCCTGGAGTGTGTGTGGCAGCTTTCGGAGCAGTTTCCATGTGCCTTCGAGTTCAACGAGAACTTCCTCATCGCCGTGCACACACACGTGTACTCCTGCCAGTACGGGACCTTCCTGGGAAACTGTGAGAAGGAACGCCGGGACCTGAG GTTTCGTGAGCGCAGTCAGTCGGTGTGGCCTGAGCTGTGGAAGGAACGAGCCCAGTACACCAACCCACTGCACAACGCCGAGCTCAGCCAGAGCCAGGGCATCCTGAGACCCAACACCTCCCCCTACTGCTTCAA AATGTGGAAGGGTCTCTACAACCACGCAGCCAAGTCCACGCTTCCTCGCCAGTCACCTGTCGACTACCTGTCTGCTGTGAGGGAGGAATcccagcagctggaggaggagctgaCCAACCACCAGGAGGTACCGCCCGGAGGACCCGCCCACCACCACCCGGGCTCCAGACAAG AGGATTGCAGCTCTGACAGGGACGCCAATCACATGGGAGAAGATCGAGGTTCCGAGGAGGAGAATTAG
- the LOC121638510 gene encoding high mobility group protein B2-like, translating to MTKDPNKPRGKTSAYAFFVATCREEHKKKHPGTSVNFAEFSKKCSERWKTMSAKEKVKFDEMAKNDKVRYDREMKSYVPPKGAKKGKKKKDPNAPKRPPSAFFVFCSDHRPRIKEENPGISIGDIAKKLGELWATQSSKDKAPYEAKAAKLKEKYEKDVAAYRAKGGSGKSDAGKKSGPGRPSAKKAEPVDDDDDDEEDDDEEDDDDEDEDDD from the exons ATGACAAAAGACCCCAATAAGCCCAGAGGGAAGACCTCAGCTTATGCCTTCTTTGTGGCGACCTGCCGCGAGGAGCACAAGAAGAAGCACCCTGGGACCAGCGTCAACTTCGCGGAGTTCTCTAAGAAATGCTCCGAGAGATGGAAG aCCATGTCTGCTAAGGAAAAGGTTAAGTTTGATGAGATGGCCAAGAATGACAAGGTCCGATACGACCGAGAGATGAAGTCGTACGTCCCACCTAAAGGTGCCAAGAAgggcaagaagaagaaggaccCCAACGCCCCCAAAAGGCCACC ATCTGCGTTCTTCGTCTTCTGCTCAGACCACCGCCCCCGCATCAAGGAGGAGAACCCCGGCATCTCCATCGGTGACATCGCCAAGAAGCTGGGTGAGCTGTGGGCCACGCAGAGCTCCAAGGACAAGGCTCCGTACGAGGCCAAGGCCGCCAAACTGAAGGAGAAATACGAGAAG GACGTCGCTGCCTACAGAGCCAAGGGAGGTTCAGGAAAGAGCGACGCCGGGAAGAAGAGTGGTCCCGGCAGGCCCTCCGCAAAGAAGGCCGAGCcagttgatgatgatgacgacgatgaggaggatgacgatgaggaggatgacgacgatgaggatgaggatgatgactAA
- the mtmr7b gene encoding myotubularin-related protein 7b isoform X1 — translation MEHIRTPKVENVGLLDWSSGQRKASIGTLYLSATHTIFVENNPETRKETWLLHSMVGSVERTPNPPAGSQLILCCKDFRVFQILFPHERDCLDVHASLVRLSRPEKYSELYCLFFNLNMNKEEREESWSFVDLVADYKRMGVPNNLWVSTAANSEYRVCETYPSELFVPKSATPATIVGSSRFRSRGRFPALSYFHQDTLAAVCRCSQPLSGFSGRCQEDEMMLQAVMKSNPGSEFIYVVDTRPKLNAMANRAAGKGYENENHYTNIKLQFIGIENIHVMRSSQQKIIDVGEMRSASVTDFLWGLEDSGWLKHIKAILDAGVFIARAVADEGVSVLVHCSDGWDRTAQACSVASILLAPFYRTIRGLMVLIERDWVSFGHKFSHRYAHLNGDPKEVSPVIDQFLECVWQLSEQFPCAFEFNENFLIAVHTHVYSCQYGTFLGNCEKERRDLRFRERSQSVWPELWKERAQYTNPLHNAELSQSQGILRPNTSPYCFKMWKGLYNHAAKSTLPRQSPVDYLSAVREESQQLEEELTNHQERIAALTGTPITWEKIEVPRRRISPLQQGHSGPDPPSTPADPITSPAHENTRSRSSEPANQKAGTQDHALSVQLDPEDFSVCSDLESGVADLSSRSSSGGDDGKDPDLE, via the exons ATGGAGCACATCCGGACGCCCAAG GTGGAAAATGTGGGACTCCTGGACTGGTCGTCAGGCCAGAGAAAAGCCAGCATCGGGACTCTCTACCTTTCTGCCACACACACCATCTTTGTGGAGAACAATCCCGAGACACGCAAGGAGACGTGG ctgTTGCACAGCATGGTGGGCAGTGTGGAGAGGACTCCCAACCCACCCGCAGGAAGTCAGCTGATCCTGTGTTGTAAGGACTTCCGGGTCTTCCAGATCCTTTTCCCACACGAGAGAGACTGTTTGGACGTCCACGCCTCCTTGGTCCGCCTGTCCCggcctg AGAAGTACAGCGAGCTGTACTGTCTGTTCTTTAACCTCAACATGAACAAAGAGGAGCGAGAGGAGTCGTGGAGCTTCGTCGACCTCGTGGCCGACTACAAGAGGATGGGGGTCCCTAACAACCTGTGGGTCTCTACAGCCGCCAACAGCGAATACAGG gtgtgtgaGACTTACCCCTCTGAGCTGTTTGTCCCTAAATCGGCCACGCCGGCCACCATCGTGGGCAGCTCCAGGTTCCGGAGCAGAGGACGCTTTCCTGCTCTCTCCTACTTTCACCAGGACACACTG GCGGCCGTGTGCCGGTGCAGTCAGCCGCTGTCGGGCTTCAGCGGCCGCTGTCAGGAGGACGAGATGATGCTGCAAGCTGTGATGAAGTCCAACCCCGGCAGTGAATTCATCTACGTGGTGGACACCCGGCCCAAG ctgAACGCCATGGCCAACCGAGCTGCAGGTAAAGGCTACGAGAACGAGAACCACTACACCAACATCAAGCTGCAGTTCATCGGCATCGAGAACATCCACGTGATGCGGAGCAGCCAGCAGAAGATCATCGATG TGGGAGAGATGCGCTCTGCGTCCGTGACCGACTTCCTGTGGGGGCTGGAGGACTCTGGTTGGCTCAAACACATTAAAGCCATTCTGGACGCCGGAGTCTTCATCGCCAGG GCCGTGGCCGATGAAGGTGTCAGTGTTCTGGTTCACTGCTCGGACGGCTGGGACAGAACCGCCCAGGCCTGCTCTGTGGCCAGCATACTGCTGGCCCCGTTCTACAGGACCATCAGAGGACTCatg GTGTTGATCGAGAGAGACTGGGTTTCCTTCGGACACAAGTTCTCCCACCG GTACGCTCACCTGAACGGAGATCCCAAAGAGGTGTCTCCGGTTATCGACCAGTTCCTGGAGTGTGTGTGGCAGCTTTCGGAGCAGTTTCCATGTGCCTTCGAGTTCAACGAGAACTTCCTCATCGCCGTGCACACACACGTGTACTCCTGCCAGTACGGGACCTTCCTGGGAAACTGTGAGAAGGAACGCCGGGACCTGAG GTTTCGTGAGCGCAGTCAGTCGGTGTGGCCTGAGCTGTGGAAGGAACGAGCCCAGTACACCAACCCACTGCACAACGCCGAGCTCAGCCAGAGCCAGGGCATCCTGAGACCCAACACCTCCCCCTACTGCTTCAA AATGTGGAAGGGTCTCTACAACCACGCAGCCAAGTCCACGCTTCCTCGCCAGTCACCTGTCGACTACCTGTCTGCTGTGAGGGAGGAATcccagcagctggaggaggagctgaCCAACCACCAGGAG AGGATTGCAGCTCTGACAGGGACGCCAATCACATGGGAGAAGATCGAGGTTCCGAGGAGGAGAATTAGCCCCCTGCAGCAGGGACACAGCGGGCCGGACCCGCCCTCCACTCCTGCTGACCCAATCACCAGCCCCGCACATGAGAACACTCGCTCACGCTCCTCAgaaccagccaatcagaaggctGGGACCCAGGACCACGCCCTCTCCGTGCAGCTGGACCCCGAGGATTTCTCCGTCTGCAGCGACCTGGAGTCGGGCGTGGCCGACCTCAGTAGCCGCTCGTCCAGCGGCGGGGATGACGGCAAGGACCCAGACCTGGAGTGA
- the pmm2 gene encoding phosphomannomutase 2 — MSEAAVDTSTLCLFDVDGTLTAARQCVTPDMAQFLDKLRTRVRVGVVGGSDLSKIKEQLGDDVIQKVDYVFAENGLVAYKNGQLHSVQSIQAHMGEELLQDFINFCLNYMAKIKLPKKRGTFVEFRNGMLNISPIGRSCTQEERKEFYELDQREKIREKFVSVLKEEFRGKGLSFSIGGQISFDVFPNGWDKRYCLAIVEKDHYSTIHFFGDKTKPGGNDYEIYSDPRTVGHEVTCPEDTQRLCQQLFFS; from the exons ATGAGTGAAGCTGCTGTGGACACGAGCACGCTCTGCCTCTTTGATGTCGATGGCACGCTCACGGCCGCGAGACAG tgtgtgaCTCCAGACATGGCACAGTTCCTGGACAAGTTGAGGACTCGAGTTCGAGTCGGAGTTGTCGGAGGTTCAGACCTCAGTAAGATCAAGGAGCAGCTGGGAGATGACG TGATCCAGAAAGTGGACTACGTGTTTGCTGAGAACGGACTGGTGGCCTATAAGAACGGACAGCTGCACTCGGTTCAG TCCATCCAGGCCCACATGGGAgaagagctgctgcaggatTTCATCAACTTCTGTCTCAACTACATGGCCAAGATCAAACTCCCCAAGAAGAG GGGGACGTTTGTGGAGTTTCGTAACGGCATGTTGAACATCTCACCTATTGGACGCAGCTGCACACAAGAAGAAAGGAAGGAGTTCTACGAGCTGGATCAG agagaaaaaatcaGAGAAAAGTTTGTTTCTGTGCTGAAGGAGGAATTCAGAGGGAAAGGATTGTCTTTTTCAATAG GAGGCCAGATCAGCTTCGACGTCTTCCCCAACGGCTGGGACAAGAGGTACTGTCTGGCCATCGTAGAGAAGGACCACTACTCCACCATCCACTTCTTTGGAGACAAAACCAAACCT GGAGGAAACGACTACGAGATCTACAGCGACCCGCGGACCGTCGGCCATGAGGTGACGTGTCCTGAGGACACCCAGCGGCTCTGCCAGCAGCTCTTCTTCTCCTGA